From Phragmites australis chromosome 5, lpPhrAust1.1, whole genome shotgun sequence, a single genomic window includes:
- the LOC133918291 gene encoding uncharacterized protein LOC133918291 — MGMDYYNILKVNRNATLEDLKKSYRRLARTWHPDKNPTGGVEAEAKFKQITEAYEALSDPEKRAIYDQYGEEGLKGMPPPGSHSRASTAAGSSGPSNFRYNPSDADDLFAEFMASNKPYSFDKDRARFQPRSHWTSARDSRSETFSGSQKESSASTSQLEKPMPIGKTLLCTFEELYNGTKKKMKITRNVAKPDGKVEVETEILAVEVLPGWKKGTKITFPNKGDKLHGQLPQDLTFVLDAKPHDVYSLEGNNLLVKQEIRLVDALAGTAINIKTLDGRNLPVRVEEVVRPGYEVVLENEGWPIRKEPGKKGKLVIKFDVTFPTRLTSSQRAAIRRIMGG; from the exons ATGGGAATGGACTACTACAACATCCTCAAGGTGAATCGCAATGCCACTTTGGAGGACCTCAAGAAGTCGTATCGGCGGCTTGCGAGGACTTGGCATCCCGACAAGAATCCGACTGGAGGCGTCGAGGCCGAGGCAAAGTTCAAGCAGATAACTGAGGCCTATGAG GCACTAAGTGATCCAGAAAAGCGTGCAATTTATGACCAATATGGTGAAGAAGGCTTGAAGGGGATGCCTCCGCCTGGTTCACATAGCCGGGCCTCCACGGCTGCTGGCTCAAGTGGTCCAAGTAATTTCCGGTACAATCCTAGTGATGCAGATGATCTCTTTGCCGAgttcatggcaagcaacaagcCTTACTCCTTCGACAAAGATCGAGCAAGATTCCAGCCAAGATCACATTGGACCTCAGCAAGAGACAGTAGAAGCGAAACTTTTTCTGGTTCACAGAAAGAGAGCAGTGCCAGTACAAGCCAGCTTGAAAAACCAATGCCCATAGGAAAAACATTACTATGCACCTTTGAAGAGTTGTACAATGGGACcaaaaagaagatgaagatcacAAGGAATGTCGCAAAGCCAGATGG AAAAGTAGAAGTTGAAACAGAGATCTTGGCAGTTGAAGTGTTGCCTGGATGGAAAAAGGGAACCAAGATTACATTTCCCAACAAAGGTGACAAGCTGCATGGCCAGTTGCCACAGGACCTGACCTTCGTCCTCGATGCGAAGCCCCACGATGTGTACAGTCTCGAAGGGAACAATCTTCTAGTAAAACAGGAGATCCGTCTAGTGGATGCTCTGGCTGGGACGGCGATAAACATCAAAACCCTTGATGGCCGGAATCTGCCTGTGAGGGTGGAGGAAGTGGTGCGCCCTGGGTACGAGGTTGTGCTCGAGAACGAAGGGTGGCCGATCAGGAAGGAGCCAGGGAAGAAGGGGAAGTTAGTGATCAAGTTTGATGTGACCTTCCCGACGAGGCTAACGTCGTCACAGCGGGCAGCCATCAGGCGAATCATGGGTGGCTAA
- the LOC133918287 gene encoding uncharacterized protein LOC133918287: MGFFRRIAGFLGISRDDADHPDSSSSAAAAAAAELPQDRAAAHAARRGFSVQVPVPVERQGPGPVLVPCPQGDGGVQGFRWYTRRLRIDEDGNVADEFLDEVVPESSMSSDASPVGRFEVKYNTRPTALAMKKQIIAVDGDIRHSLEYQGQLQWV, encoded by the exons ATGGGCTTCTTCCGCCGGATCGCCGGCTTCCTCGGCATCTCCAGGGACGACGCCGACCACCCCGACTCCtcatcctccgccgccgccgccgccgccgcagagcTTCCGCAGGACAGGGCGGCGGCGCACGCGGCGAGGCGGGGGTTCAGCGTCCAGGTGCCGGTCCCCGTCGAGCGGCAGGGACCGGGGCCCGTGCTGGTGCCCTGCCCCCAGGGGGATGGCGGCGTGCAG GGCTTTAGGTGGTATACAAGGAGGCTGAGgattgatgaagatggcaacGTAGCTGACGAGTTTTTGGATGAGGTTGTTCCTGAAAGCTCAATGAGCAGCGATGCTAGTCCAGTTGGAAGGTTTGAAGTGAAATACAATACGAGACCAACCGCTCTAGCGATGAAAAAGCAGATAATCGCCGTTGATGGTGACATCCGTCATAGCTTGGAATACCAGGGGCAACTGCAGTGGGTGTGA
- the LOC133918288 gene encoding transcription factor HBP-1a-like isoform X2 encodes MGSNDPSTPSKASKASEQDQPPATTSGTTASVYPEWPSFQAYPAIPPHGFFPPPVAANSQAHPYMWGAQPMVPPYGMPPPPYVMYPPGTVYAHPSTPAGMHPFNHYPMPTNGNAETPGAASSGPEMNGKSEPGRSGPSANGINSHSESGSESESEGSDANSQNDSHSKENDGKEDGSSQNGISYSASQGMLNQTMSMLPIQPGAMVGVPGSTTNLNIGMDYWAAPGSAAVPAIHGKASAGSARGDQWDERELKKQKRKQSNRESARRSRLRKQAECEELGQRAEALRSENSSLRAELEKIRKEYENLLSQNASLKAKLGGTSDSIPDMNEENDPDGSHKKQPDSDAQPGNDS; translated from the exons ATGGGAAGCAATGATCCTAGCACACCTTCGAAGGCTTCAAAGGCATCAGAACAA GATCAACCTCCAGCAACTACATCCGGCACAACAGCTTCAGTTTACCCTGAATGGCCCAGCTTTCAG GCCTACCCAGCAATTCCACCACACGGATTCtttccccctcctgttgctgcTAATTCACAGGCTCATCCCTACATGTGGGGAGCTCAG CCCATGGTGCCACCTTACGGGATGCCACCACCACCTTATGTGATGTATCCACCTGGAACAGTATATGCCCATCCCTCTACACCTGCC GGTATGCATCCATTTAATCATTATCCTATGCCAACAAATGGAAATGCTGAAACACCG GGAGCTGCGTCGAGTGGTCCAGAAATGAACG GGAAAAGTGAGCCTGGCAGATCTGGTCCATCTGCCAATGGGATCAACTCCCACAG TGAGAGTGgaagtgagagtgagagtgaagGAAGTGATGCCAATTCCCAAAAT GATTCACATTCAAAGGAAAATGATGGAAAGGAAGACG GCAGTTCTCAGAATGGCATATCTTATTCAGCATCACAGGGAATGTTAAATCAAACCATGTCGATGCTTCCAATACAACCAGGTGCGATGGTTGGAGTTCCTGGCTCCACAACTAACTTGAATATAGGAATGGACTACTGGGCTGCTCCTGGTTCTGCTGCTGTCCCTGCAATACATGGCAAAGCATCAGCTGGTTCAGCTCGTGGAGACCAATGG GATGAAAGGGAACTTAAGAAGCAGAAACGAAAGCAATCTAATCGAGAATCAGCACGCAGGTCCCGGCTGCGCAAGCAG GCTGAATGTGAAGAGCTTGGTCAACGTGCTGAAGCTTTGAGGTCGGAAAACTCTTCTCTTAGGGCTGAGCTTGAAAAGATCAGAAAGGAATACGAAAACCTACTTTCACAGAATGCTTCTCTCAAG GCGAAGCTTGGGGGAACCAGTGATTCGATACCTGACATGAATGAAGAGAATGATCCTGATGGCAGCCACAAGAAGCAACCTGATTCTGACGCCCAGCCCGGGAATGACTCTTGA
- the LOC133918288 gene encoding bZIP transcription factor 1-D-like isoform X1: MGSNDPSTPSKASKASEQDQPPATTSGTTASVYPEWPSFQAYPAIPPHGFFPPPVAANSQAHPYMWGAQPMVPPYGMPPPPYVMYPPGTVYAHPSTPAGMHPFNHYPMPTNGNAETPGAASSGPEMNGKSEPGRSGPSANGINSHSESGSESESEGSDANSQNVRLISSSSLSYHNASFRLLSNFGRIHIQRKMMERKTVGTLVLVSDFMIKTNRIACFFLYKMEGVFNQYAGSSQNGISYSASQGMLNQTMSMLPIQPGAMVGVPGSTTNLNIGMDYWAAPGSAAVPAIHGKASAGSARGDQWDERELKKQKRKQSNRESARRSRLRKQAECEELGQRAEALRSENSSLRAELEKIRKEYENLLSQNASLKAKLGGTSDSIPDMNEENDPDGSHKKQPDSDAQPGNDS; the protein is encoded by the exons ATGGGAAGCAATGATCCTAGCACACCTTCGAAGGCTTCAAAGGCATCAGAACAA GATCAACCTCCAGCAACTACATCCGGCACAACAGCTTCAGTTTACCCTGAATGGCCCAGCTTTCAG GCCTACCCAGCAATTCCACCACACGGATTCtttccccctcctgttgctgcTAATTCACAGGCTCATCCCTACATGTGGGGAGCTCAG CCCATGGTGCCACCTTACGGGATGCCACCACCACCTTATGTGATGTATCCACCTGGAACAGTATATGCCCATCCCTCTACACCTGCC GGTATGCATCCATTTAATCATTATCCTATGCCAACAAATGGAAATGCTGAAACACCG GGAGCTGCGTCGAGTGGTCCAGAAATGAACG GGAAAAGTGAGCCTGGCAGATCTGGTCCATCTGCCAATGGGATCAACTCCCACAG TGAGAGTGgaagtgagagtgagagtgaagGAAGTGATGCCAATTCCCAAAATGTGAGATTGATATCtagttcttctctttcttatcATAACGCTTCTTTCAGACTCCTGAGTAATTTTGGCAGGATTCACATTCAAAGGAAAATGATGGAAAGGAAGACGGTAGGCACCTTAGTACTTGTTTCTGATTTCATGATAAAGACCAATAGaattgcatgtttttttttgtatAAGATGGAGGGTGTATTCAATCAATATGCAGGCAGTTCTCAGAATGGCATATCTTATTCAGCATCACAGGGAATGTTAAATCAAACCATGTCGATGCTTCCAATACAACCAGGTGCGATGGTTGGAGTTCCTGGCTCCACAACTAACTTGAATATAGGAATGGACTACTGGGCTGCTCCTGGTTCTGCTGCTGTCCCTGCAATACATGGCAAAGCATCAGCTGGTTCAGCTCGTGGAGACCAATGG GATGAAAGGGAACTTAAGAAGCAGAAACGAAAGCAATCTAATCGAGAATCAGCACGCAGGTCCCGGCTGCGCAAGCAG GCTGAATGTGAAGAGCTTGGTCAACGTGCTGAAGCTTTGAGGTCGGAAAACTCTTCTCTTAGGGCTGAGCTTGAAAAGATCAGAAAGGAATACGAAAACCTACTTTCACAGAATGCTTCTCTCAAG GCGAAGCTTGGGGGAACCAGTGATTCGATACCTGACATGAATGAAGAGAATGATCCTGATGGCAGCCACAAGAAGCAACCTGATTCTGACGCCCAGCCCGGGAATGACTCTTGA
- the LOC133918288 gene encoding transcription factor HBP-1a-like isoform X3, with the protein MGSNDPSTPSKASKASEQDQPPATTSGTTASVYPEWPSFQAYPAIPPHGFFPPPVAANSQAHPYMWGAQPMVPPYGMPPPPYVMYPPGTVYAHPSTPAGMHPFNHYPMPTNGNAETPGAASSGPEMNGKSEPGRSGPSANGINSHSESGSESESEGSDANSQNDSHSKENDGKEDASQGMLNQTMSMLPIQPGAMVGVPGSTTNLNIGMDYWAAPGSAAVPAIHGKASAGSARGDQWDERELKKQKRKQSNRESARRSRLRKQAECEELGQRAEALRSENSSLRAELEKIRKEYENLLSQNASLKAKLGGTSDSIPDMNEENDPDGSHKKQPDSDAQPGNDS; encoded by the exons ATGGGAAGCAATGATCCTAGCACACCTTCGAAGGCTTCAAAGGCATCAGAACAA GATCAACCTCCAGCAACTACATCCGGCACAACAGCTTCAGTTTACCCTGAATGGCCCAGCTTTCAG GCCTACCCAGCAATTCCACCACACGGATTCtttccccctcctgttgctgcTAATTCACAGGCTCATCCCTACATGTGGGGAGCTCAG CCCATGGTGCCACCTTACGGGATGCCACCACCACCTTATGTGATGTATCCACCTGGAACAGTATATGCCCATCCCTCTACACCTGCC GGTATGCATCCATTTAATCATTATCCTATGCCAACAAATGGAAATGCTGAAACACCG GGAGCTGCGTCGAGTGGTCCAGAAATGAACG GGAAAAGTGAGCCTGGCAGATCTGGTCCATCTGCCAATGGGATCAACTCCCACAG TGAGAGTGgaagtgagagtgagagtgaagGAAGTGATGCCAATTCCCAAAAT GATTCACATTCAAAGGAAAATGATGGAAAGGAAGACG CATCACAGGGAATGTTAAATCAAACCATGTCGATGCTTCCAATACAACCAGGTGCGATGGTTGGAGTTCCTGGCTCCACAACTAACTTGAATATAGGAATGGACTACTGGGCTGCTCCTGGTTCTGCTGCTGTCCCTGCAATACATGGCAAAGCATCAGCTGGTTCAGCTCGTGGAGACCAATGG GATGAAAGGGAACTTAAGAAGCAGAAACGAAAGCAATCTAATCGAGAATCAGCACGCAGGTCCCGGCTGCGCAAGCAG GCTGAATGTGAAGAGCTTGGTCAACGTGCTGAAGCTTTGAGGTCGGAAAACTCTTCTCTTAGGGCTGAGCTTGAAAAGATCAGAAAGGAATACGAAAACCTACTTTCACAGAATGCTTCTCTCAAG GCGAAGCTTGGGGGAACCAGTGATTCGATACCTGACATGAATGAAGAGAATGATCCTGATGGCAGCCACAAGAAGCAACCTGATTCTGACGCCCAGCCCGGGAATGACTCTTGA